A stretch of the Salmo salar chromosome ssa20, Ssal_v3.1, whole genome shotgun sequence genome encodes the following:
- the LOC106579998 gene encoding negative elongation factor B: MFAGLPELGISNGEDLKETLTNCTEPLKAIDQFQTENGILLPTLQSALPFLDLHGTPRLEFHQSVFDELRDKLMERVATIAEGKDEERYGKLEELLEKSFPLVKMPSIQPVVMQVLKHLPKVPEKKLKLVMADKELYKVCAVEVKRQIWQDNQALFGDEVSPLLKQYIVEKEAALFSSDLSILHNFFSPSPKARRQGEVVLKLTQMIGKNVKLYDMVLQFLRTLFLRTRNVHYCTLRAELLMSLHDLDISEICSVDPCHKFTWCLDACIREKFVDAKRARELQGFLDGVKKGQEQVLGDLSMILCDPFACNTLVLSTVRNLQELLSQDALPRDSPDLMLLLRMLSLGQGAWDMIDSQVFKEPRLELEVVTRFLPAMLSVVVDDYTFTVEQKLPSEEKTSLTYPTALPDAFNKYLQENRVACEIGLYYTLHIAKQRNKNALQRLLPALVETHNEMAFGDIFLHLLTGHLTLLSDEFGTEEFCSAVFDGFLLASFSSKENVHRHTLRLLLHLHHKVLPSCLETLLKTLEPPKQSSDQVKELYTQLTEKLEAQKKSPAQPDEAPSLDLGLHPVTVPTTASTPTTPL; this comes from the exons ATGTTTGCGGGCCTACCTGAGCTTGGGATATCCAATGGCGAGGATCTAAAAGAAACACTGACTAACTGCACAGAGCCTCTGAAAGCCATTGACCAGTTTCAG ACAGAAAATGGCATTTTGTTGCCAACTCTTCAGTCAGCTCTTCCCTTCCTGGACCTTCACGGGACTCCTCGGTTGGAGTTTCACCAGTCTGTCTTTGATGAGCTTCGTGACAAGTTGATGGAGCGAGTCGCAACTATCGCAGAGGGCAAGGATGAGGAACG TTATGGTAAACTTGAGGAGCTTCTAGAGAAGAGCTTTCCGCTGGTGAAGATGCCTTCCATTCAGCCAGTGGTCATGCAGGTTCTGAAACATCTTCCAAAG GTTCCAGAGAAAAAGCTGAAGCTTGTAATGGCTGATAAGGAACTGTATAAGGTCTGTGCTGTTGAGGTGAAGAGGCAGATTTGGCAGGACAACCAGGCTCTCTTCGGGGATGAGGTTTCGCCCCTGCTCAAGCAGTATATTGTGGAGAAGGAGGCAGCACTTTTCAGCAGCGATCTCTCTATTCTGCACAACTTCTTCAGCCCCTCCCCCAAAGCAAGACGCCAAGGAGAG GTAGTCTTGAAGTTGACCCAGATGATTGGGAAGAATGTGAAACTGTATGACATGGTACTTCAGTTCCTGCGAACCCTCTTCCTGCGTACCCGTAACGTCCACTATTGCACCTTGCGTGCAGAGCTGCTCATGTCCCTCCATGACCTGGACATCAGTGAGATCTGTTCAGTAGATCCCTGCCATAAG TTCACCTGGTGCTTGGATGCCTGTATCCGTGAGAAGTTTGTAGATGCCAAGCGAGCCCGGGAATTGCAAGGTTTTCTGGATGGGGTGAAGAAAGGACAGGAGCAAGTACTTGG GGACCTGTCCATGATCCTGTGCGACCCATTTGCCTGTAACACCCTGGTTTTGAGTACGGTCCGAAACTTGCAAGAATTGCTCAGCCAGGACGCTCTACCCAGA GACAGTCCAGACCTGATGCTGCTGCTCAGAATGCTGTCTCTTGGTCAAGGGGCTTGGGATATGATTGACAGCCAAGTCTTTAAAGAGCCCAGATTG GAACTGGAGGTTGTAACCCGTTTTCTACCAGCcatgttgtcagtagttgtggACGACTACACCTTCACTGTAGAACAGAAGCTCCCCAGTGAGGAGAAAACTTCCCTCACTTACCCCACAGCCCTGCCTGATGCCTTCAACAA GTACCTGCAGGAGAACAGGGTGGCTTGTGAGATAGGTCTGTACTACACACTCCACATTGCCAAGCAGAGGAACAAGAATGCCTTACAACGGTTACTTCCCGCTTTGG TGGAGACCCACAACGAAATGGCCTTTGGGGACATCTTCCTGCACCTCCTGACAGGGCACCTCACCTTGCTCTCTGATGAGTTTGGGACTGAAGAGTTCTGCTCTGCCGTGTTTGATGGTTTTCTCCTCGCCTCTTTCTCCAG TAAAGAGAATGTCCACAGACACACCTTACGCCTGTTGCTTCACCTTCACCACAAAGTTTTGCCATCTTGTTTGGAGACCTTACTGAAAACCCTGGAACCCCCAAAACAG AGCAGTGACCAGGTGAAGGAGTTGTACACCCAGCTGACGGAGAAACTGGAGGCCCAAAAGAAGAGTCCTGCCCAGCCAGACGAAGCCCCCTCTCTAGACCTGGGGCTCCATCCTGTTACAGTGCCCACTACAGCCTCCACTCCAACTACACCActttga
- the LOC106580000 gene encoding ectonucleoside triphosphate diphosphohydrolase 2, with translation MSTQYRQVIAPAVFLLLGIAGILLVVIPIDDVREPPRFMYGVVLDAGSSHTAMYIYKWPADKQNGTGIVTQHSECHVKGGGVSSYAGERGGAGRSLEPCLDQALKDIPKSRHHLTPLYLGATAGMRLLNISNPIESEKILKEVGNKLHTYPFDFRGATILSGQEEGAYGWVTVNYLLENFIKYGFVGHWLSPGRDTVGALDFGGASTQITFETADVVEDKSNVMELHLYGRDYHLYTQSFLCYGRDQVLRRLLAHLVKTQGAGRHVSHPCYPAGFNVSMKLDKVFDSPCTADQMPTPYSPQDPLTVIGTGHYQHCLGNMSKIFSFDRCSFSKCSFDGVFQPNITGSFMAFSAFFYTHVFLQRTTGITVTSPTLLEGATHTVCNMSYQEMLEKAPDQKGRLQDYCAASVFIQVLMLQGYGFDELSFPRISFQRKAGDTSIGWALGYMLSLSSLLPGESMGLRKALHPEAWAGLIFLFVFLILIVSGYLLLKTCQKKDNDSII, from the exons TATGGAGTAGTCCTGGATGCTGGCTCGTCCCACACTGCCATGTACATCTACAAGTGGCCAGCTGATAAACAAAATGGCACTGGCATTGTCACTCAGCACAGCGAGTGCCATGTCAAGG GAGGAGGGGTATCCAGCTATGCAGGTGAGCGAGGGGGTGCAGGACGCAGTCTGGAACCCTGTCTGGATCAGGCTTTGAAAGACATCCCCAAATCCAGACATCACCTCACCCCATTGTATCTGGGCGCCACAGCGGGTATGAGGCTTCTGAA TATATCCAACCCCATAGAGTCAGAGAAGATACTAAAGGAAGTTGGCAACAAGCTGCATACTTATCCTTTCGACTTCAGGGGGGCGACCATCTTGAGTGGACAGGAGGAGGGTGCATATGGCTGGGTCACTGTAAACTATCTGTTAGAGAACTTTATCAAG TATGGCTTTGTGGGGCATTGGCTTAGTCCTGGCAGAGATACAGTGGGTGCTCTGGACTTCGGAGGCGCCTCCACTCAGATTACCTTTGAGACTGCAGACGTGGTGGAGGACAAGAGTAACGTCATGGAGCTGCATCTTTATGGTAGAGACTACCACCTATACACACAGAGCTTCCTGTGCTACGGCAGGGACCAGGTCTTACGCAGACTGCTGGCTCACTTGGTTAAG actCAAGGTGCTGGGCGCCATGTATCACACCCCTGCTATCCAGCAGGTTTCAATGTCTCCATGAAGTTGGACAAGGTGTTTGACTCTCCATGCACGGCAGACCAAATGCCCACTCCCTACAGCCCCCAGGACCCCCTGACAGTGATTGGAACTGGGCATTACCAGCACTGCCTGGGCAACATGTCCAAGATATTCTCCTTTGACAGGTGCTCTTTCTCCAAGTGCTCCTTTGATGGAGTCTTTCAGCCCAACATCACTGGCAGCTTCATG GCGTTCTCTGCCTTCTTCTACACTCATGTCTTCCTGCAGCGCACCACTGGCATCACTGTAACATCCCCCACTCTACTGGAGGGAGCCACCCACACTGTCTGCAACATGAGCTATCAGGAA ATGCTAGAGAAGGCCCCAGACCAGAAGGGTCGTCTACAGGATTACTGTGCAGCCTCTGTCTTTATCCAGGTCCTCATGCTCCAAGGCTATGGCTTTGATGAGCTCTCCTTCCCTCGGATCTCTTTTCAGAGAAAG GCAGGAGACACCTCTATTGGCTGGGCCCTGGGTTACATGCTGAGTCTGAGCAGTCTGTTGCCAGGGGAGAGCATGGGACTGAGGAAGGCTCTGCACCCCGAGGCCTGGGCTGGTCTCATCTTCCTCTTTGTCTTCCTCATCCTCATTGTTTCTGGATATCTTCTACTGAAGACCTGCCAAAAGAAGGACAATGACAGCATCATCTAA